In the genome of Podospora pseudocomata strain CBS 415.72m chromosome 7, whole genome shotgun sequence, the window GGGGAACGTAATCCGTCCAGTTAGAGCCTCCCGTTTCCAGAAGTTGAATTGTCGAACTGGATCGACACTCAACTTGACTGGGGGAGAACGCAAAGCCAGCCACAAAAAAGCCACTTTTCCAGAGAGCTGGGTCTGGGATTTTTTGGACCGAAAGGGGGGAATTTCCGAGTACTGTACTGATTGATTGATGTGTGTACCATGGAGAGGGCTGTGCATACCCTACGCGTGACGACAGCGACACACGACAGGACGGAAACGTTGCTTGTCTGGGGAAAAGAATGCAGTGAATGATGGGCACTGCCCTTGTGGACGACACCGGAGGTTTGAAGATGAAGCAAAAGATTGATTGGAGAGTGGTATCACCACCTGGTCTGGCCTGGCCTCTATCAACATCAGACCTTCGGGATTGGGACAAGAAAATCGCTCAGTATAACGCAGTATCACACAGCCTGCCTGAGGTTGCAGAACCCGGCGGCATATAGCACAGCCAAAACGAGATCATTTCTCTCTTAAAgacagaaacaaaaaaataaaaatacaAAAAATGCGGGGGTTTCAatgttgaagatgatggcggcCAACACTGGAGGCggcgttggcggcggcggcggcgtggTGTCTTTCACTGGTGTTTCGATGCAGCGGCGCCGCGATTCGAAAATCGACCCAAACGAAACCGCAACGACGACCCGCTGCCCCAGACTGCCGGGTTCGGCACCTCTTTTTAGGGTTGCGCGGGTAGGGAACGGCAAGGGAACGGTGCTGTAGGCGGATCGCATCACCGGCCACACTTTCAGGCCTCACCAGTCAGGGTCAGGTGTGAAACGGTTGCAGGTTCTTCTTGTGTTGGAGGCCATCAGTTGACCTAGTGGAAACAACATTGAAAAGGTATCATGAGCGCAACATGAGTAATCTTGACGACCGTCTACATCGGCCTGTAATTTTCGTATTGAGGGCTTTCGATGTTGATTGTGCCCGTTGGAACTGGGGATCGTCACAACATCACGGCATGGCCTGAATCCGAGGGTGCAAGACGATCAGTTCGTTATATTCGGTGCCGGGCTCTTCCCGGCCTGATGCTCATGATCCTGTTCACTGCGGTGCGACTGATGCCCTCCGATCAGTCAATCACAGCTCTATACAGCAGGTAATCTGTATGAATTTACAGTTCAACAGAAAAGTTCTTTGCATCTTGATATGAGAATTCCCTCTCAGCCCTACATGATGATTACGTGAGGGATCAGAAACTAGGAACCCGTCAAGAACTATGGGGAAGGGAGAAAACTGGACGCCTTGTGTGACTGTTCCAAAGAGCGAGATGTTACGTTCCCTATGCCTCTGGGCAGAGGCAGTGTTCTCCTGCGTATGCAGGTGCAAAAAGGCGGGAAGGACCATGATGACCTATGGCATGCGCCCAGGCAGCGAGTTAATACCCAAGGCGGTGAaggacatcaacatcatgacCATGTCTGACACGATGAAGTTCGTGACCGACTGCCCTGTTTGAAGGCTGCAAGGCTCATTTTTATGATTGTCCCAGTTCGTGATGTTTTGGCGATCGGTAAACTGTGGGGGGTGAGACAAGGgacacccccctttccttgAGAGGTCTTGATTCTCATCGGTCAGGCTCACACCTCAATTTGCTGGAGACGCGAAGCCACCGCGGGGTCACCCGGGGCATCTGCCGCTCGCTCGCTCCTTGACGATCGGGTACGGGTGCAGCCGGGCAGAGAGGATACGCAGGACAGCAAGACTCGCGATAGGAACAAGTCGACAAGTCATGAGGAAATAGCGCGAGGGAATTTTCCCATCAGGTTTTCTTTTCGTCTCTGTCTGCGGCACTTTCGGCGTGAGTCAACTGacacccacctccccgatTCCGTCCGTTGAACGGAGCTTCTTCCGTAACACACACACGGGAAAAGGGTCGTAGTCGATGACATGTGGCTCAGTCATCCACCTCCCTTTCTTCCACACTTCACCGGGCCATCCCGGAGTTTACTGTCGCCCCTGTTTTGTCAGCTTTGACGGGATATGTTTTGATGAAAAATACTGTACTGCTGCAGAGTCCTTGAAATTGCTCATCCCTGCGTATCGCTTACTGCCCGGAAGGTTTGTCACCGTGGATTTCTCGGCATCAAAGTACAAATGTAATTAGACATTCTTGAGGGACACACACACGCCCTTTTCTTTGAAAACGCCCGATATGTTGTTGACTTGGGCCAGTGTAAGTGTTAGTGTAATAAGCGATCCACAGCGGACTAaaaacccccaccaaaaaTCAACGGGATGATCAATCAACAAAGCGGAGCGAACGGAGATATCTCTCGTCCCCCGCAAAAAACTGATCCAGTCACTGTCCATCAGTCAGTGGGTGAGGTGTGTCAGATAACGAGCGGAGATTATCGATACACCCGACCGCCCGGAGCCAACCCCGACAACGCCGagtctctttctctttcacAAGGCTGATAGCCCGCGCACAGATCACCACCCCTCGGCCTAGACAAGTCCCGCTTTCGCCGATCGGCAAAACTGTCGTTGCCGAACATCGAAAAGTCTACGTCACTGACGGCCAGATTCTGATCCGACGAGAGCTTCCACGAAACACATTGGTTTTGTGAAATCCTTACAACGGGTGTAATTGTTCTGTTTCATTACGATCTCAGAAATGCAGCCTGTCGTAAGAAGGAGGATAGCAATCGCTGCCGGTAGCCTGCcgagcaccaccaccactgcaaGGGttttttcatcatcatcccggCCAAGttactcaccaccaccactatcACGACCAAAACAAACACCCCTTTCTCTACCCCGGCAACAccgccccttttccacctctcccctcctccgtcaagAAGCCACCTCCGAAACAACACCGGTAGACAATGGCCTCCCCCACTCAggcatctcccccctcccctccagaTCATTAATCTCCCTCTCCGGCCCAGACGCCGCCAAGTTCTTAAGAGgaatcatcaccaacgagctccccaccaccccctcaaccctaACCTACGCCGCGTTTTTGTCTGCTCAAGGCAGGATCCTAAACGACGTCTTCATCTACCTCGACCCGaggtcaacctcctcaccaccagatAGCTTCCTCATCGAGGTCTCCACCCTCGAAGCAGCAACGCTAGTCAAGCATCTGAAGCGGTATAAACTCCGCTCTAAATGCGCCATCGCCCTTCTCCCGCAGGAAGAGGCGAGCGTGATTGCTGTTTGGGGGAGTCCGGATTCTATCCCGGCTCAAGGTGAGAGTTTACGCTACTGCCCCGACCCGAGGGTTCCATCCTGGCAAAGGGGTTtagttttggggggtgggagtggattggaaggggttgagaTGCAATCGGAGGAGGTCTACACTCTGTTGCGGTACGCGAATGGTGTGGCggaggggcaggaggagattgtgagggatgggggtttgCCTCACGAGTCGAATCTGGatttgttggggggggttgattttAGGAAGGGGTGCTATGTTGGGCAGGAGTTGACTATTAGGACGGAGCataggggggtggtgaggaagaggatttTGCCTGCCATGCTCTACCCTTCCTCTGCGTCCTCCCCACCGACATCACTGCGGTATGAAGAGGGGGATCTTGCGGGGAGGATTCAGGCGGGGAGTAATGTTACGAGAGTGGGCGCGAGGGGGAGACCAGCGGGGAAgtggcttggggggagggggaatttggggttggtgttggggaggttggagatgatgactGATTTGAAGCTGCCGGgcgaggcggcggtggggacggggatggggtttaaggagggggatgagtttgaggttgaggttaagggggaggaaggggagaaggtgagggttAAGGCTTTTGTGccggggtggttgagggagaagttggaggagaagatggagaagaaggggaagagacattgatgatgatgaaatgTGTATCTTGATTGTGAGATACTTGCACATGTATAATACTGTACAACAAGTCTTGGGCTTATGGAATTGTGCTGTTGCATGATGCCCTAGCATTATAGTCTGATGGGTTAGTACAGTGACGCATGATTATAGATAGGCCTAGCTGGGAACTGCGTCAATGCATTGAAGAGAAAGATCTGTTCTGGGTATCATGAGCAAAACGTCTAGAAAATCTAACAACGGGGTGCAAAATCTACGAAGCAGCGGCTgccttcgcctcctcctcctctctccttctcttctcctcatccttcttcgcctgTGCAGCCCTCAGTCTCGCCATAGTAGAAGCAAACTTGTTCCCCGGCTGCCCCGTCGCCCCAGCATCACTATTCGCATTTGTcgtggttgtcgtcgtcgtcgcagCCGAGACCTTGTCACCACGGTCAGCCATatccttttctttcctgaTGGTGTCAGAAgggagtgatgatgatgttgcctGGTCCTCATtcttggtctcctccttcctcttggcctttttcttctccgcctttAACCTCTGCTTCTCGGCCAGTTTCCTCTCCAGCTCGGCAATCTCCCCATCATAATCCttttcctccaccttctcctcctgcttttgctgttgttgttccgcctcttccctctcccttacagccctctcccgctcctcggcctcctccctcttccgtctcaactcctccatcttccgcctcccccgCGCAGCCATATCCCTAACCTTGTCCCTcccgccatccccctctccatccgtCTTCTGCCgtttcgcctcctcctccctacgctccagctcctcaaccaactgcctcctcttcgcGCCCATCTGCTCCCTCTGTCGTTTCTTTTCAAGAACGGCTTTCATCCCATTGTTGTAGACTTCTTTAGCCTCagggttgaggaggacaTCCCTCGTGCGCTCCAGCCGCTCGTACAACGCGGGGTCGTAGTTGTCGCCCGCCTTGTCGGGGTGCGCGGTTAGGGCTTTTTTGCGAAAGGCACGGCGGACGTCCTGGTCGGTGGCTGTGGcgtcgagggagaggagggcgtaGAGGTCGTCGGACCGGGAGGCGGATTCGcgggcgaagaggaggaggtcttgGTCTGccattttttgttttgttttgggggttggatttgttggtggggagagTTACAGGGttgggaaagagagagagtggTGTTTTGTGTcgggggtgtgtgtgtgtcgtttcttttcttctccttctttttttttcctttttttttttttgtttttttgcgcTGGGGAGAAAATGTGATGCAATGcgaatgaatgaatgaggACGTCGAGGCGCTTTGCGGGCTTGTGTAGTTGGGTCGGTTATATGGGATGTTTTAAATGAGTCACGCTAAGCCTGAACCGGACACTGAACGCCTAACACGTTGTTCGTGGACAAAAGACTGCCAGTGAGATAAAATGTTGATTTGTACCTTTTTGAAAAGAAAATTGGCCTCGAAAGATAGTCAAgaggccttcaaagatatTCACGAGGCCTGTTAACTTTCTTTCAAAGTATGGTCTATCTAGGTGTATACAGCTCAGATGAATCCTACCAGCCTCTGATTAGAGAGCCGAGTTCGTTCACGCTCGACCGTGGGGAGGTCTCCGTTTGGAAGCGCCAGGGCTATTCTGGGGAGGACCCCTTGTGGTAGACTCTCGTCTGCTTGTGTGTGGTTTGCATGCTGGGGCGATGTTTAAATTGATTTGCTTGCGATCAAGACATCAACCAAGTAGGTACAATATCTGGGTCACATCATGTAAAAGCAAGTAATAGAGAATAATGCCACCCTCAAAACACATCTATCATTTACAACGTGAAACTCTTCCAATTCCCCTCCCTATCCCTACAAAGTaaactcctcatccctcaaaCGCCCCTATTCAAACCAATTAATAATCCCACATTCCATAATACCAACAAAACTCCCTATCCCATCAGACATTCATCATCTATCCTTTCCCATGCCTTGTAGTAATCATATGCTTCACAACGACCACTGTCTCAACGACCCCCAATTCTTAATCATCCAAATACTCTCGACAGTTTACCCAACCAACCTACTCCTTCCAGACATAAACAGGCACCCCATAAACAACCACTCCCGCCGCAGTCACATATCGGAACctacaccccccttccctcgcCTCCGCTACCGCCTCTACCAAACTCCTCTTCTTATCCCCTCTGGCTCTCTTCCCCTTGCCTGTATCCCGCCCcttgccatcatcctccaccgcgCCCTTGGGCAAGACACCCCAGGTCTCCAGCATCCGGCCGGCAAACCGATCAATGTCTCTGTCTGTCACATCCCAGAGcgtccccaccaccgctgggCTGCCAGAGAGCATGTAATTCCACGCTGGACCAGAGGGTTCAAACTCTCCAGCTTCTGTCAGGGCCGCACTGGAACAACCCATGAGCAGAACAGCAGCCTTGCACCGATCAAGACGACGAATGGTCCTGCCACGGATATACTGCGCTCCAGACCCGTGCCCAAAATACAGCAACAAGTCCTTCTCCGCCAAAAACCTCTCAAACTCAGGCTCCGTCGGAGGTCTCGAAATGATGCTCTCAAACGATGAAAGATTCTTCTCGAGTGCCGGCCCAAAAGTCTTTTGCGTAGCCGCCAAATCCCCCGACGGATTCAAAATAtacgcccccttccccttccccttcccaaaatCAACATGATGCCCCTCCAcatccaacaaccccccctcgcCCACCGGCGTCTCACTCAACCTCTGCTCCAaaatcaacctcctcaaacaaGCCAAACTCGGCATCCGACTAATCGCCAACCCCTGCATGCAAGGCAGCGACTCCCAAGGAAAAACATGCAGCGCCTTATCCAGCAACAAGACCGTATGAAtccccgtctcctcctccacccccctgctACTCCTACTCCTCCCCTCATTCACAGCCGAATGATACCCCATCAGCGCATCAAacgtctccaccaccatcgagTCAAAATCGATCTCGTCGTACGCGTTCCTCTCGCCGTGAAACTGCAAAATGTCCACGACGAAGTACAGCAGATCGGTGAGctcgtcgtcaaagtccGTGCCCGGCCTCGTCGCGTCCCCCAACCCGATAAACAGCTCGAGGATGTTCAGGTCCAGCTGCACCTTTtgaccagcagcagcaaccttgGTCTTTTTTCCTCTCACCTGTCTTCGCGAGGGGAGGTGTTTATCCATCATGGCCAAAAAGCTCTTCTGAAACCTGGCCAACAGATCCGCCCTCCGACAGTGCTGCGAAAAGatgcccctgaaccccccgAGCCAAATCTGCTCGATGTTCTCCAGCAACT includes:
- the CAF17 gene encoding ccr4 associated factor (EggNog:ENOG503NVKT; BUSCO:EOG092620V3; COG:K), coding for MQPVVRRRIAIAAGSLPSTTTTARVFSSSSRPSYSPPPLSRPKQTPLSLPRQHRPFSTSPLLRQEATSETTPVDNGLPHSGISPLPSRSLISLSGPDAAKFLRGIITNELPTTPSTLTYAAFLSAQGRILNDVFIYLDPRSTSSPPDSFLIEVSTLEAATLVKHLKRYKLRSKCAIALLPQEEASVIAVWGSPDSIPAQGESLRYCPDPRVPSWQRGLVLGGGSGLEGVEMQSEEVYTLLRYANGVAEGQEEIVRDGGLPHESNLDLLGGVDFRKGCYVGQELTIRTEHRGVVRKRILPAMLYPSSASSPPTSLRYEEGDLAGRIQAGSNVTRVGARGRPAGKWLGGRGNLGLVLGRLEMMTDLKLPGEAAVGTGMGFKEGDEFEVEVKGEEGEKVRVKAFVPGWLREKLEEKMEKKGKRH
- a CDS encoding hypothetical protein (COG:O; EggNog:ENOG503P4DX) — its product is MADQDLLLFARESASRSDDLYALLSLDATATDQDVRRAFRKKALTAHPDKAGDNYDPALYERLERTRDVLLNPEAKEVYNNGMKAVLEKKRQREQMGAKRRQLVEELERREEEAKRQKTDGEGDGGRDKVRDMAARGRRKMEELRRKREEAEERERAVREREEAEQQQQKQEEKVEEKDYDGEIAELERKLAEKQRLKAEKKKAKRKEETKNEDQATSSSLPSDTIRKEKDMADRGDKVSAATTTTTTTNANSDAGATGQPGNKFASTMARLRAAQAKKDEEKRRREEEEAKAAAAS